A segment of the Patescibacteria group bacterium genome:
ATCACAACTTGCCCAGCGAGATCCATGATGTCCTATTTTTAGTAATTCCGATTCTAAATTTTTGTCTTTTTCTACTAATTCTTTTTCTCCTTCACAAGTCATATCTCCTGTAAAAATTGCATCAAAATTTTTGTAACTTAATCTTATTACAACAGAAGTATTGTTTATATCTTCTTCTTTTTCTTTTATAGAAAATGGGTGAAGAATTTCTAAATTTATATTTTTTTCAAAACTTATAACTTGTCCAGATTTTACTTTTATAAGATTTATATTTTTTTCTTTTATTAAATTCATTAGATAATTATAATCTTCCAAATTTACATTATAGCCAGAATAAAAAATTGTATTTATTTCATAACGTTCTATTAGGTTTATTAATCCAATATAATGATCTGCATGAGCATGAGTTATCACCAGTAAATCAATATTTCTTTTTCTAAAAGGTAATTTTTGACTTACTTTTTTTACAAAATCATTGTAAGCTCCCCCATCTATCACTATTGTTTTTCCCTCGGGAGTTTTTATAAGTATTCCATCGCCTTGCCCAACATTTATAAAATACATTCGTAGATATTCACTTTTGTCTTCCAAAAAATAATAAGGAACAAGAGCAGTTATTATTACCAAAATGATTATTACTCTAAATATCTTTTTCTTTTTTTGCATAAAAATAAATTATAATTATTATTAAATAACAAAAAAACATATGTAAATAATTAAAATCAGTAATATTTAAAACACTGATTTTTATATTTGAAATTAATTTTATTAGAGCGAATAAAAGTTTTGTAACAACGTAAGATAAAAATCCAAAATATTGTGCCAAAGTATTGCT
Coding sequences within it:
- a CDS encoding ComEC/Rec2 family competence protein; this translates as MQKKKKIFRVIIILVIITALVPYYFLEDKSEYLRMYFINVGQGDGILIKTPEGKTIVIDGGAYNDFVKKVSQKLPFRKRNIDLLVITHAHADHYIGLINLIERYEINTIFYSGYNVNLEDYNYLMNLIKEKNINLIKVKSGQVISFEKNINLEILHPFSIKEKEEDINNTSVVIRLSYKNFDAIFTGDMTCEGEKELVEKDKNLESELLKIGHHGSRWASCDYFLEYVKPQISVIQVGIDNSFNHPHQETLQRLEKINTQILRNDQSGDIIIYSDGEKYFKK